A genomic segment from Leptolyngbya boryana PCC 6306 encodes:
- a CDS encoding IS1 family transposase (programmed frameshift), with product MVLEPVQCPDCQSVDVVKHGRSAAGKQRYCCRNLECSRRSFILNFSYRGRLPEVKAQISDMAINGSGIRDTARVLKISPTTVIETPEKKSSQLEQVNISLLEQHQPDNTAVMVVRVEAAEMDEMWSFVESKQHQRWLWHAIDHQTGKVLAYVLATHEDSALKQLQQLLAPFSIQRFYTDSWGAYLRLLDEQHHTVGKANTQRIERKHLTLRTRIKRLARKTICFSKTEKMHDTVIGLFINRHEFGRAV from the exons ATGGTCCTAGAACCTGTTCAATGTCCCGATTGCCAGAGTGTGGATGTCGTTAAGCATGGTCGCAGTGCTGCTGGAAAACAACGGTATTGTTGCCGTAACTTAGAGTGTTCGAGACGATCATTTATCTTGAACTTTAGCTATCGAGGACGACTGCCTGAAGTCAAAGCGCAAATCAGCGACATGGCAATCAACGGCAGTGGTATTCGTGATACCGCCAGAGTGTTGAAGATTAGCCCAACGACTGTGATTGAAACGC CTGAAAAAAAGTCAAGTCAACTTGAACAAGTAAACATAAGTCTGCTCGAACAGCACCAACCGGATAACACGGCAGTCATGGTCGTCAGAGTCGAGGCGGCGGAGATGGACGAGATGTGGAGTTTTGTCGAGTCAAAGCAGCATCAACGATGGTTGTGGCACGCGATTGACCATCAAACTGGAAAAGTCCTTGCCTATGTGCTAGCCACCCATGAAGACTCAGCTCTTAAGCAACTTCAGCAACTGTTAGCTCCTTTTTCGATTCAACGGTTTTACACCGATAGTTGGGGAGCTTACTTGCGATTGCTAGATGAGCAGCACCATACGGTTGGCAAAGCCAACACACAGCGCATTGAGCGGAAACATCTAACTTTGAGAACTCGGATCAAGCGGCTTGCCAGAAAGACGATCTGTTTTTCCAAGACTGAGAAGATGCATGATACTGTGATTGGATTATTCATCAATCGTCATGAGTTCGGGCGAGCAGTATAA
- a CDS encoding M17 family peptidase N-terminal domain-containing protein has product MNVTVTGTSLLDWSGDGLAIALFEGAELSGDVAALDQKLSGAIAELIAEVEFKGKLGNTASTRIAGSSIRKILLVGLGNPDDLKLEKLRQAAASVAKLAKRERCKTLALSFPTVEDAAATTQAIVG; this is encoded by the coding sequence ATGAACGTAACAGTCACGGGAACGTCGCTCCTCGATTGGTCAGGAGATGGTCTAGCGATCGCGTTATTTGAAGGCGCAGAATTATCTGGCGATGTCGCTGCGCTCGATCAAAAATTGTCCGGTGCGATCGCAGAATTAATTGCAGAGGTAGAATTTAAGGGCAAATTAGGCAATACTGCCTCAACTCGTATCGCAGGCAGTTCTATCCGTAAGATTCTATTAGTTGGACTCGGCAACCCTGACGATCTGAAATTAGAAAAGCTCCGCCAAGCGGCTGCATCGGTTGCAAAATTGGCAAAGCGCGAACGGTGTAAAACGCTTGCACTCAGTTTCCCGACCGTTGAGGATGCAGCAGCGACGACGCAAGCGATCGTAGGGTAG